A genomic stretch from Thermostichus vulcanus str. 'Rupite' includes:
- a CDS encoding TPM domain-containing protein has protein sequence MSTGWQRILRVGVGLCVGLCLWLGGGSLTWAQPALPVVQMDLPQPALPVLDLANQLTSTQEAQLAQQLHKLEQDTGWKLRVLTQFDQTPGRQVKDYWGLNERSVLMVADPRGGNLLAFNVGDAVREVLPRTFWIELQSRFGNQFYVREHGTHRAIMETVNTLDRCFHQGGCRVVPGLPQEQWILTLVTSILGGFVFGFAGKPRHAEELFNWRWALLISPLWFILFGAFGIGPVVTRTTDWLPLFRNVMGFAAGALLIYLAPISRPVQDPQ, from the coding sequence ATGAGCACAGGGTGGCAACGGATACTCCGTGTTGGGGTGGGGCTTTGCGTTGGGTTGTGCCTTTGGCTGGGCGGGGGATCCCTGACTTGGGCACAGCCTGCTTTGCCGGTGGTGCAGATGGATTTGCCTCAGCCTGCCCTGCCGGTTTTGGATTTGGCCAATCAGTTGACCAGCACCCAAGAAGCCCAACTGGCTCAACAGCTGCACAAGCTCGAGCAAGATACCGGTTGGAAGCTGCGGGTACTGACCCAGTTCGACCAAACGCCGGGCCGCCAGGTGAAAGACTACTGGGGCCTCAATGAGCGCAGTGTGCTGATGGTGGCGGATCCCAGAGGTGGCAATCTGCTGGCCTTTAATGTTGGGGATGCTGTGCGGGAGGTTTTGCCACGTACCTTCTGGATTGAGTTGCAGTCCCGCTTTGGCAATCAGTTTTACGTGCGGGAGCATGGCACCCATCGGGCGATTATGGAGACGGTGAATACCCTAGATCGCTGCTTCCATCAGGGGGGCTGTCGGGTGGTGCCTGGGTTGCCTCAAGAGCAGTGGATCCTGACGCTGGTGACCTCTATTCTGGGCGGTTTTGTCTTCGGGTTTGCCGGTAAACCCCGTCATGCGGAAGAACTGTTTAACTGGCGTTGGGCTTTGTTGATCTCTCCTTTGTGGTTTATCTTGTTCGGGGCCTTTGGAATTGGTCCAGTAGTTACTCGGACAACAGATTGGTTACCCTTGTTTCGCAATGTCATGGGGTTTGCGGCAGGAGCCTTGTTGATTTATCTGGCACCGATTTCTCGCCCGGTTCAGGATCCTCAGTAA
- a CDS encoding Uma2 family endonuclease, producing the protein MYALISPDKTQLPPGAVVSIPGTWQDYCALRDSRGDGSIPRIKYRQGEILLMSPLPRHGREAHLISRMVESLLDSQQRDFEAFTPITMELPEEGGIEPDYCFYIDNLSASLGKDRMDWSVDPPPDLVIEIDVTTYTAAEDYWPYRVPEVWLLKHSGLQIYAWSEVGYQLRSSSRFFPELNLSSLVSTLLQSALEKGSGRALREWRRSLPVDLDVE; encoded by the coding sequence ATATACGCCTTGATCTCCCCGGACAAAACCCAACTTCCCCCTGGGGCGGTGGTGAGCATTCCCGGCACCTGGCAGGATTACTGTGCCCTGCGGGACAGCCGGGGGGATGGCTCGATTCCCCGCATAAAATACCGCCAAGGCGAGATTTTGCTAATGAGCCCTTTACCCAGACATGGCCGAGAGGCACATCTGATTTCCCGAATGGTGGAAAGCCTTCTCGACAGTCAACAACGGGACTTTGAGGCTTTTACTCCCATCACGATGGAGCTACCCGAAGAGGGAGGTATTGAACCCGATTACTGTTTCTACATCGATAATCTGAGTGCTTCTCTCGGCAAAGATCGCATGGACTGGAGTGTAGATCCTCCGCCTGATTTGGTGATCGAAATAGATGTCACTACCTATACGGCTGCCGAAGACTATTGGCCCTACCGAGTTCCAGAGGTTTGGTTACTAAAGCACTCAGGATTACAGATTTATGCTTGGTCGGAAGTAGGCTATCAACTGCGTTCTTCCAGCCGCTTTTTCCCAGAATTGAACCTTTCAAGCCTGGTTTCCACTCTGCTTCAGTCCGCCTTAGAGAAAGGCAGTGGGCGGGCCCTGAGGGAGTGGCGTCGCTCATTACCTGTTGATTTGGATGTTGAATAA